One Ancylobacter novellus DSM 506 genomic window, AGGCCGATGGTCGAGGTCTGGGCGAAGCAGGCGCGGGCCACGGCGTCGGTCGCTTCCGGCTTCGCCAGCAGGCGCAGCGACACGACCGGCCGGCCCTTCTTGCCGAAGCGATGGGCAAGGCTGACGTCGAGCACGCCTTCCTGCGCACGCAGGAACTCGCAGGCCGTGCCGATCTCCTCGCCGGTCATGTCGTCGATCTCGAACTCGATCACCGCCACGCGGTCCGTCTCGATGCCGTCCTCTTCGAACGCCAGCACGCGCAGCACGTTGGGCATGCCCGGCAGGCGGCGGGTGCCGGCGCCCGTGCCCGAGGCCACCAACCGCCCGGAAACCGGCCGGCCGGGCTTCGCCAGATGGCGGATGATGGCGGCCCCGGTGGGGGTGACGCGCTCGCCGGCGACGCCGTCGTCGCGCCAGTCATAGGTTTCGAGGATGGCGGCGGTGGCCGGCGCGGGAACCGGCAGCAGCCCGTGCTGGGTCTTCACCATGCCGCCGCCGAGTGGGAGCGGCGCCACCGTCCATTGCGCGCCGTCGAGAGCGGCGGCGAGGCTACCGGCGGCGACCACGTCGAGCAGCGAATCCCAGTCGGCGATCTCGTGGAAATTCACCTCCTCCACCGGCAGGCGATGGATGGCCGCCTCGGCGCGGGCAATGATGCCGAGGATCGCGCTCGCCTGCCGCGCCGTGCCGGGATGCAGGCTCGCCCGCTCGATGCGCGCGAGCATGTCGAGATAGGTGCCGGCGCCGTGGCCGTGATCGTGCTGGCCGTGGTCATGCGCGTGATGCGCATGCGCCTCGGCATGAGCATGCGCATGGCCGTGATCATGGGAATGAGCGTGGGCCTCGGCATGAGCATGGGCGTGGCCATGCTCATGCGCGTGCCCATGCCCCGTCGCCAGCCCGAAGCGCAGGGCGCGCACCGCGCCGCTCTCGCCCTCGGTGAGGAAAGGCTCGCCCGCGCCTTCCGGCAGCACGGCGCGACAGTCCTCAAGCACGCGGTCGCGCAAATCGGGGAAGGCATCGACCAGCGCCGCCACGAACATGTCGCCCGCGACGCCGCCGACCGGGTCGAGATGAATCCGCCTCGCGCCGCCGGATGTCACGCCGCCGCCTGCCGTTCCCGATAGACGGGAATCACATAGGGTCCCTCGGGGATGATCGCGAGCGCGTCGTCGCCATAGCGTGCGAGGGATGCTGCGATGGCGGCGTCGAGGTCGGGCACGATCTCCACCGCGGTGATGCGGCGCTCCTCGGCGGTGAGCCCGGTGGTGAAGAGCTGGATGCGCCCGACCCGCATGGGCTTGAGCTGCATCTCGGTCTGCCACTCGTCGACATCGGCCAGCGTCTTGGCGGTGAGCGTGGCGAGGAAGCGCTCCGGGCCGAGCTCGACGAGGCGGGCCTGCGCCTCCCGGAACTCGTGGCTGCCGAAGCCTTCCGAGCATTCCGAGGCAATGATCAGCGTGCCGCCAGGCTCGAGGATGTCGATCGGCGTCACCATGCCCTTGACCGTCTGGTAGTAGGTCTTGTCGAGCGGGTAGCCGGCGGAGGAGGTCACCACCGTGTGGAAGCGGCGCGGCACCTCGATGATGGTCGAGGCCTCGACATACTCCACCGCGGCGAGGTGGCTGGCGATGATCTCGCCGAAGGAGACGAAGACGAGGTTGCGCGCCTCGTCCAGCACCGTGTTCAGGGCGTAGATCTCGCCGACCTTGCGCACGATCTCCAGTTGCTCCTCGTGCAGCGGATTGCCGACGAGGTTGCACTGGACCGCGAGCGGGTCCTCCATGAAGCGGGCGGAATGGAAGGTGCGGATGGTCTGGTGGCCGGCGACGCCCGGGGCCACCACCTTGCGCCCGCCCGACCAGCCGGCCATGAAATGCGGCTCGACGAGGCCGGTGGCGATGCGCAGATCGGTCTCGACGAAGCGGCGGTCGATGAAGACCGGCGTGCCGCGGGTGGCCGTCGGGCCGAGGTCCACATGGTCATGCTCGTCGCGGGCGAAGTGGTTGACCACCTTCACCTTGTCCAGCACCCACGGATCGCCGACCAGCTCGGCCAGCTCCTCGCCCTCGTTGGGACGGTGCAGGCCGGTGGCGACCAGCACGGTGATTTCCTCGGCCGGGATGCCGCCTTCGATCATGGCCTCGATCATCGGCCGCAGGAACAGCCGGTTCGGCACCGGGCGGGTGATGTCGCAGATGAGGATGCAGGCGCTCTTGCGGCCCTTGGCCAGTTCGGCGAGCGGGGCGGAATTGACCGGGTTGGCGAAGGCGTTGCGGATGGCGGCGACGCCGTCCGGCAGCGCCGGCAATTCGGCCTTGCGCAGCACGGTCGGCCTCGCCTTCGGCGGCAGGTTGAGCGGCAGCGCGCCGCGTCCGAAAGCCAGTTCCAGAGCCGTTCCCTGCATGATCGCTCCTTAAGCAAGCTGTCCGCGTCCCCCGGGGGAACGGTCGCCTCGCCTATGAACCGGCGGGCGGGTCAGGGATCATGATATCCCGCTGGGGCGCGGTCATAAACCGGTGCGGCGGCGAGGGAAAGCCGCGTTTACGGCTCCGATGGGCCTCGTCCTGAGGTGCTGACCCTTATTGCTCTTCGAGTCGACGGCTGCCGCCCTTGGACCGTCATCCCCGGGCTTGGCCCGGGGATCCACGACTTGGGCTGGCGCGCAAGATGTCACCGAAGTCGTGGATGGCCGGGCCAAGCCCGGCCATGACGTCGTAAACCACGGGTCGTGCTCTCAGGATGAGGGGCGCCGGGGTCGGCCGCTCAAACCACCGTCACTGCCGGCTCGCCTGCCACCGCCCGGCCGATGATCGCCGCGCGCGGATAGCCGGCGGCGCGGATCTGCCCGAGCAGCCGTTCCGCCGCCTCGGGGGCGCTGGCGACGAGGAGGCCGCCGGAAGTCTGCGGGTCGGTGAGGAGGTGCCGGCGCCAGTCGGGCAGGCCGGTGGGGAGATGCACCGCCTCGCCATAGCTCGCCCAGTTGCGGTGCGAGGCGCCGGTGACATGGCCCGCCTGCGCCAGCGCTCCGGCCTCGCCGAGCACGGGCAGCGCGTCGGCCGCGATCTCCAGCGCGAGGTTGGAGCCCCGCGCCACTTCCAGCCCGTGGCCGAGTATGCCGAAGCCGGTGACGTCGGTGACGGCATGCACGGCCTCCTCCTTGCCCAACTCGGCGCCGATGCGGTTGAGCAGCGTCATCGAGCCGATCATCTCTTCATAGGCGGGCTTGGGAAGCGCCTCCTTCTTGAAGGCGGCGGAATAGATGCCGACGCCGAGCGGCTTGGTCAGGATCAGCGCGTCGCCCGCCTTCGCGGTGCTGTTCTTCCGGATGTTCGAAGGCTTCGCCGTGCCGATGACGGCAAGGCCGTAGATCGGCTCGGGCGCATCGATGGAATGGCCGCCGGCCACCGGGATGCCGGCCTCCGCCGCGACCGAGGCGCCGCCTTTCAGGATCTCGCACACCATCTCCGGCGCCAGCTTGCCGAGCGGCATGCCGAGGATGGCGAGTGCCAGCAGCGGCTTGCCGCCCATGGCGTAGACGTCGGAGATGGCGTTGGTGGCGGCGATGCGGCCGAACTCGTAGGGGTCGTCCACCATCGGCATGAAGAAGTCGGTGGTGGCGATTAGGCAGGTGTCGTCGTCGAGAAGGTAGACCGCCGCGTCGTCGCCGGTCTCGGTGCCGACGAGCAGCTTCTCGAACGACCCGGCCGCCGGCTGCTCCGCCAGCAATTCGCGCAGCACGGAGGGCGCGAGCTTGCAGCCGCAGCCGCCGCCATGGGCGAGGCTGGTGAGGCGGAAGGGCGGGGTCTCGGTGGGCTTGTCGAGCATGATGGGTATCCCTGAGACGCGCCGCGTTTCCTAGCGGTGCGAGTGAGCGCGGCCATGTCCTGCGTCCTTCGAGGCCCGGCTTCGCCGGGCACCTCAAGATGAGGATCGGTCCTCTGATCTATTCGGTCCGTCCTCATGCTGAGGAGCGGGGCGCAGCCCCGCGTCTCGAAGCACGCAGACGCTTACGCCGACATCTCCGTCGCCGTGATCGTGTATTTGAACGTGTCCGGGTCGAGGCAGTCGAGGCGCAGGCCCGCGACCTCGGCCTGCGGGTACATGAGGAAGCCGAGCTTCGGCCCGTTCGAGCCGGGCAGGGCGATGTCGTGGCCGTCATTATAGGCGAGCCAGTTGCCTTCCCACGCGCCGAATAGCGCCTTGCGCGCGGCGACGACCTTGGCGTCGTCGAGGGCGTTCTTGCCCGGCGGCTCCTCCAGCACGACCTTGCGCACGTCGGCCGGGTCGACCGCAGTCCAGCCGAAGCCATCCAGCCACACCTCGGCGCGGCAGTGCTGCGCCTTGCTCACGGTCGGGGAATTAGCCCCGAGGCTCTTGTAGCCGAAGGCGGAGGGGGCGACGCGCAGGCCGTAGAGGTCGCGGGCGGGGATGCCGGCGGCGCGGGCGAGGCCGACATAGAGCGCGTTGAGGTCGGCGCATTTGCCGCCGAGATTGCCGCTTTGCAGCAGCGAGGCGACATCGCCGGTGCCGCAGCCGCGGGTGGCGGCGTTGCGATAGGTGTTGTCGACCACCCATTCATAGATGGCGCGGGCCTTCTCGACGTCGCTTCCCTTGCCGGCGGTGATCTTGTCGGAGGTCGCCTTGACGATGCCGTCGGTCGGGATGAGGTCGGTCGCCTTGAGGAAGAAGGCGCGCTCATCCGCCGAGAGCGGCGCCACGCTGCCGGGCGTCGACAGGTCGGCGGCACGGCCGCGAGTGGCGAATTTCGAGGTGATCTCGACGCTGGGAGCGGCTTCGCCCTCCTTCCACGTCAGGTGCAGCATCTGCGCGCCGTAATTCGGGTCCTTCACGATCTGCGCGCTCGCGGCGTTGGTCTTCCACTCGCTGCCGGCCGGCTTGAACCAGTCGTCGGCGGAGAAGGCCGGCAGCGGCACCCAGGCCTGTGCCGGGCCTGACTTGCCGGCGGGGGCGGTGACGTCGAGCCGGGTGACGACAGTGAAGCTGCGCCACGCGCCGGGCTTGGGCGCGAACACCGCACCGCCGGAAGCAGCCCCCGCGGGAGCCGCAGCCTGCGCCAGGGCGTGGTGGGGAAGTGCGACGCCGGCGGCGAGCGCGGCACCGGCTTTCAGGAACTCACGACGATTGTTCATAGGTTGGCTCCCGGTGGGTTCTTCATTCGTCGAGCGGCGGCAGGGTGCCGCCGGCGGTTGCGCCCGCCGGATCGGCAAGGCTTTCGAGAAGACGCACGGCTTCCGGGTCGTCCCAGTCGACCGGGCCGCCGGCATAAAGGCGCAGCGTGTGCGAGGGATCGAGCACGAAGCTCGACGGCAGGCCGACGACCTTCCACGCCTTCAGCGCGGCGCGGTCCTCGTCGAGCAGCACGGGGAAGGGCACGGGATGGGCGTCGAAGAAGCGGCGCACGCGCAGCTCGACCTCGCCGACATCCACCGCCAGCACCGCAAAAGACCGATTCGGCAGGCGCCCGGCGAGCCGCGACAACCCCGCCCTCTCCTCCCGGCAGGGCTCGCACCATGTCGCAAAGAAGTGAACGAGGACAACTTTTCCTTGCAGTGCAGCAAGGTCCTGCCGGCCCTGATTGAGCGAATTCAGCGCGAGCGAAGGTACTCCCTGCCCGAACGGCAGAGGCGATTCACGCGCCAGAAGCGGCCCGCCGCCCAGCGTAGTTAACGCTAGGGCAGCGACAACACTGCTGTAATACCAAGTTACCGTGCCCCGGCACGCGGGAGCCTCTGGCGCAAGCACGGTGTCGATGCTGCGACGAAGCCGTGTAATCGTCAATCAGCCCAGGGGCAGGTTCCCTTACGTATTGCGACGCAGCATTTCCAAACCGCACGGCAACATCGCGAATTGCTTGGAAAGACACGGGTTTTTGTCGCGCCTAAGCCTTTCGTCTGTTTGACATTGGAGAAGCTAAAAAATAGCCTTTCCATCGAAGAAGCCTATCGGTTGACGGCTTCGCAGAGGTAATTCGGGAGGGTCTCGCATGAATATGGAGCTCTCGCGCCGCACGTTCCTGAAAACGTCGGGTGCGGGGATCGCGGGCACCACGCTTGGTGCCTTCGGCTTCAGCGAGGCGGAGGCCGCCGTGGCCGCCGCCGTGAAGCCGTTCCACCTGGTGAACACCACGGAAACGCGAAACACCTGCACCTACTGCTCGGTCGCCTGCGGCATCATCATCTATTCCAAGGGCGACCTCAGGAAAGGCGAGAAGGCCGACATCGTCCATATCGAGGGCGATGCGGACCATCCGACCAATCGCGGCACGCTGTGCCCGAAGGGCGCGGCGCTGCGCGACGTCGTCAAGTCCGAGACTCGCCTCACCCAGCCCATGGTGCGCAAGGCCGGCTCCGACAAGTTCGAGCCGATCTCCTGGGATGCGGCGCTCGACAAGATCGCCCGCGCCATGAAGGACGATCGCGACGCGAACTTCATCGCCACCAACAAGGATGGCGTGACGGTCAACCGCTGGCTCACCACCGGCTTCCTCGCGGCTTCGGCCACGACCAACGAGACGGCTTTCTGCACCTACAAGGTGGTGCGTTCGACCGGGATATTGGCGTTCGATAACCAAGCGCGTGTCTGACACGGCCCGACGGTGGCGAGTCTCGCCCCAACATTCGGCCGTGGCGCAATGACCAACTCCTGGACGGACATCAAGAACACCGACCTCGTCGTGATCATGGGCGGCAACGCCGCCGAAGCCCATCCGTGCGGCTTCAAATGGGTCACGGAGGCCAAGGCCAACCGCGGCGCCAAGCTGATCGTCGTCGACCCGCGCTTCACCCGCTCGGCGTCGGTAGCGGACTATTACGCGCCGATCCGCCAGGGCACCGACATCGCCTTCCTGCTGGGCGTGATCAACTACTGCATGCAGAACGACAAGGTGCAGTGGGAGTACACCAAGGCCTTCACCAACGCGCCCTATCTGGTGAAGGAGGGCTTCGCCTATCAGGACGGCCTGTTCACCGGCTATGACGAGGCCAAGCGCGACTACAACAAGGACACCTGGGAGTACGAGCTCGGCCCCGACGGCTATGTCGTGGCCGACGAGACGCTCACCCATCCGCGCTGCGTGTGGAACCTGCTGAAGCAGCATGTCGCCACCTACACGCCGGAGATGGTGGAGCGCATCTGCGGCACGCCGAAGGACCAGTTCCTGAAGGTGGCGCAGATGATCGCCGAGTGCTCGTCGCCGACCAAGACGATGACGAGCATGTACGCGCTCGGCTGGACCCAGCATTCCAAGGGCTCGCAGAACATCCGCACCATGGCGATGCTGCAGCTCATCCTGGGCAATATCGGCGTGCGCGGCGGCGGCATGAATGCACTGCGCGGCCACTCCAACATCCAGGGGCTGACCGATATCGGGCTGATGAGCAACCTCATCCCCGGCTATCTCAACATCCCCACGGACAAGGAGACGGACTTCACCACCTACATGTCGACGCGCGGCTTCAAGCCGCTGCGGCCGAACCAGATGAGCTACTGGCAGAACTACAGGAAGTTCTTCGTCAGCTTCATGAAGTCCATGTGGGGTCCGGCGGCGACGGCGGACAATGAGTGGGCCTACCAGTACCTGCCCAAGCTCGACGTGCCGGGCTACGACGTCTTGCGCGCCTTCGAGCTGATGAAGCAGGGCAAGATGAACCTCTATTTCTGCCAGGGGTTCAATCCGCTGCAGGCCTTCCCCAACAAGGCCAAGCTCGCCGAGGCGCTCGCCAAGCTCAAGCTGCTCGTGATCATGGACCCGCTCCAGACCGAGACGGCCCGCTTCTGGGAAGACCACGGTATCTACAACAAGGCCGATCCGGCCAGCATCAAGACCGAGGTGATCCAGCTTCCCTCCACCTGCTTCGCGGAGGATGAGGGCTCGCTGGTGAACTCCGGCCGCTGGCTGCAATGGCACTGGCCGGGCGGCTCGCCTCCGGGCGAGGCGCACACCGACGTGTGGATCATGGCGCAGATCCATCTGCGGCTGAAGGAGCTGTACCGCAAGGAAGGCGGCGCCTTCCCCGATCCGATCCTCAACCTGGTCTGGAACTACAAGGACGCCAACGAGCCGACGGCCGAAGAGCTCGCCAAGGAGATGAACGGCTACGTTCTCACCGACGTGCTCGACCCGAACGACCCGACCAAGAAGGTGCTCGAGGCCGGCAAGCAGATCCCCGGCTTCGCCGTGCTGCGCGACGACGGCGCGACCGCGTGCGGCTGCTGGATCTATTCCGGCTGCTTCACCGAGGCGGGCAACATGATGGCGCGCCGGGACAATTCCGACCCGGACGACACGGGCGCCTATCTCAAATGGGCGTTCGCCTGGCCGGCAAACCGGCGCATCCTCTACAACCGCGCCTCCTGCGACCTCGACGGCAAGCCGTGGGATCCCTCGCGCAAGCTGATCGAGTGGGACGGCTCGAAATGGACCGGCTACGACGTGCCGGACATCGCGCCGACCGCCAAGCCGCGGGATGTCGGCCCCTTCATCATGAACCCGGAAGGGGTGTCGCGGCTATTCGCCCGCAAGATGATGCGCGACGGGCCGTTCCCCGTGCATTACGAGCCGTTCGAGAGCCCCGTCGCCAACGTGATCGCGCCGAAGATCGTCGGCAATCCGGTGGCGCGCGTGTTCCCGGACGACCTCAAGCAGTTCGCCAAGACCGGCTCGCCGGACTTCCCCTATGCGGCGACCTCCTACCGCCTCACCGAGCATTTCCACTACTGGACCAAGAACAACCATGTGAACTCGGTCCTGCAGCCGCAGCAGTTCGTCGAGATTTCCGAGGAACTGGCGAAGGAGAAGGGCATCGAGAAGGGCGGCTGGGCGCGGGTGTGGTCGACGCGCGGCGAGATCCTCGCCAAGGCGGTGGTCACCAAGCGCATCAAGCCGATGACCGTCGACGGCAAGACGGTGCACATCATCGGCATCCCCATCCACTGGGGCTTCGTCGGTGCCGCCCGCAAGGGCTTCCCGGCGAACGTGCTGACACCCTTCGTGGGCGACGCGAACATCGAGACGCCGGAGTTCAAGGCGTTCCTCGTCAATATCGAAGCGTCCACCGGACCGGTAGCGTAGGAGGGCGGCGCGATGTTTCCACCAATCCCAAATCCCTCCGTCGCCGCCGATGCCGCCACGCCGCGCTTCGGCGAGAAGGACGTCGTCCGCCGCTCCGCCTCGACCGTCACGCCGCCCGCCGAGCGGCTGACCGAGGTGGCGAAGCTGATCGACGTCACCAAGTGCATCGGCTGCAAGGCCTGCCAGGCCGCGTGCCTGGAATGGAACAACCTCACCGAGGAGATCGGCTTCAACCACGGGACCTATGAGAACCCGATGGACCTGACGCCGAACACCTTCACGCTGATGCGCTTCACCGAGTGGGTGAACCCCGAGACCGAGAATCTCGAATGGCTCATCCGCAAGGATGGCTGCATGCATTGCGAGGATCCGGGCTGCCTCAAGGCCTGCCCGGCGCCAGGCGCCATCGTGCAGTACTCCAACGGGATCGTCGATTTCCAGCACGAGAACTGCATCGGCTGCGGCTACTGCATCAAGGGCTGCCCCTTCAACATCCCGCGCATCTCCAAGGTCGACCACACGGCCTACAAGTGCACGCTGTGCTCGGACCGCGTGGCGGTGGGCCAGGGCCCGGCCTGCCAGAAGGCCTGCCCGACCCAGGCCATCGTCTTCGGCACCAAGCAGGAGATGAAGGACTGGGCGGATTTCCGCATCAAGGACCTGAAGTCGCGCGGCTTCGACAAGGCCGGCCTCTATGACCCGCAGGGGGTGGGCGGCACGCATGTGATGTATGTGCTGCACCACGCCGACACGCCGTCCATCTATGCCGGCCTGCCGGACAACCCGACCATCTCGCCGATCGTCGACGCCTGGAAGGGCGTGACGAAATATGTCGGCCTCGCGGTGATGGGCTTCGCCGCCGCGGCGGGCTTCCTGCACTACGTCGTCGCCGGGCCGAACAAGGTCTCGGCCGAGGACGAGGAGAACGCCGAGAAGCTCACCGAGGGCAAGGCGCCCCCGCCGCCGCCCGATCCGACCCATAGTCAGGGGAGTACGCCATGACCACGGCCTACGACCACAAGACCAAGACGCCGGACGATGTCGAGCCCGGCGATGCGGTGCATCCCGGCCATCCGGTGACGGTGGACCGCTACACGGTCGGCGCGCGCATCAACCACTGGATCACCGCCACCAGCCTGGTGCTGCTGGCGCTGTCCGGCATGGCGCTGTTCACGCCGAGGCTGTTCTTCCTCACCGGCCTGTTCGGCGGCGGGCAGTGGACGCGTGCCATCCATCCGTGGATCGGCGTCGTCCTGTTCTTCTCCTTCCTCATGCTGTTCGTGCGCTTCTTCAAGGCCAACCTGCCCGCGCGGGAGGATGCCGCCTGGGTGGCGCACTCGGCCGACCTGCTGGCGGGGCGCGAGGAGAAGATGCCGGAGGTCGGCAAGTACAATGCCGGCCAGAAGTTCGTGTTCTGGTCGATGTCCGGCCTCATCATCGTGCTGATCGCCAGCGGCGTGGTGATGTGGGACCAGTACTTCTACGACCTCACCACCATCGAGCAGAAGCGCATCGCCATCCTCATCCATGCGGTGGCGGCGGTGTGCATCATCTGCGTGTGGATCATCCACGTCTACGCCGCCATCTGGGTGAAGGGCACCATCGGCGCCATGACCCGGGGCCGGGTGACCGGCGGCTGGGCGTGGCGCCACCACCGCAAATGGCTGCGCGAACTGGTGGGCAAGAAGCCGCCCCACGCGCCGGCGGAATGACGATGCAGTGAAACAGGGCGCGGCCGCCTCGAAGAGCGGCCGCGCCGCCCCATATCGGCACGATCCGGACGCGGCCCGCCGCCGTTCCGGACGGCCCGGCCCAAGTCCGCATAACCACGTGGCCCGTGCGGTTCGTGAGGAAAGCCATGCCCGCTGAGCTTCAGCCCGATCCCACGGCGATCGGCAATGTCTCTACCCCGCCCTTCGCGGTTCCCCCCGACCTCTCGACGCTGTTCGCTACGCGCGCCAAGCGCCTGCGCACCTATGCGGCGGTGAGCCCGCTAAAGCCCTATCTCGACTTCGTCGCCGGCCTCGTCGAGGTGCAGGGCGCCATCGTGCCGGCCCTGCCGCCGGTCGAGCTGCCCGATGCGGAGGCGATCGAGCGTGCCCGCTCCTTCGAGATGCCGCCGCTCGACCGCTCCAACTTCACCCTCGACGACACGCTGGACGCGACGCTCGACGCGCTGTTCGACGCCGCAGCGGGCGTCGCCATGCCGGCGGAAGCCGGCGAGGCGCTCACCCGCGTGCGTGCCGCCGACGGCGCCGAGCGCGCGCAGATGGTGCGCGACGTGCTCGCCCATTCCATGCCGGTCGAGACGCTGGCCGAGCATGTCTATGTCGCCGCCAGCCTGCAGGTGCATTTCGCGCGCCTCGCCGCCGGCCTCGACCCCAAGAAACTGGTCCCGGTCGGCGACGGCGTGTGCC contains:
- a CDS encoding formate dehydrogenase subunit gamma, translated to MTTAYDHKTKTPDDVEPGDAVHPGHPVTVDRYTVGARINHWITATSLVLLALSGMALFTPRLFFLTGLFGGGQWTRAIHPWIGVVLFFSFLMLFVRFFKANLPAREDAAWVAHSADLLAGREEKMPEVGKYNAGQKFVFWSMSGLIIVLIASGVVMWDQYFYDLTTIEQKRIAILIHAVAAVCIICVWIIHVYAAIWVKGTIGAMTRGRVTGGWAWRHHRKWLRELVGKKPPHAPAE
- the selD gene encoding selenide, water dikinase SelD — protein: MLDKPTETPPFRLTSLAHGGGCGCKLAPSVLRELLAEQPAAGSFEKLLVGTETGDDAAVYLLDDDTCLIATTDFFMPMVDDPYEFGRIAATNAISDVYAMGGKPLLALAILGMPLGKLAPEMVCEILKGGASVAAEAGIPVAGGHSIDAPEPIYGLAVIGTAKPSNIRKNSTAKAGDALILTKPLGVGIYSAAFKKEALPKPAYEEMIGSMTLLNRIGAELGKEEAVHAVTDVTGFGILGHGLEVARGSNLALEIAADALPVLGEAGALAQAGHVTGASHRNWASYGEAVHLPTGLPDWRRHLLTDPQTSGGLLVASAPEAAERLLGQIRAAGYPRAAIIGRAVAGEPAVTVV
- the larA gene encoding nickel-dependent lactate racemase, translated to MQGTALELAFGRGALPLNLPPKARPTVLRKAELPALPDGVAAIRNAFANPVNSAPLAELAKGRKSACILICDITRPVPNRLFLRPMIEAMIEGGIPAEEITVLVATGLHRPNEGEELAELVGDPWVLDKVKVVNHFARDEHDHVDLGPTATRGTPVFIDRRFVETDLRIATGLVEPHFMAGWSGGRKVVAPGVAGHQTIRTFHSARFMEDPLAVQCNLVGNPLHEEQLEIVRKVGEIYALNTVLDEARNLVFVSFGEIIASHLAAVEYVEASTIIEVPRRFHTVVTSSAGYPLDKTYYQTVKGMVTPIDILEPGGTLIIASECSEGFGSHEFREAQARLVELGPERFLATLTAKTLADVDEWQTEMQLKPMRVGRIQLFTTGLTAEERRITAVEIVPDLDAAIAASLARYGDDALAIIPEGPYVIPVYRERQAAA
- the fdhE gene encoding formate dehydrogenase accessory protein FdhE, encoding MPAELQPDPTAIGNVSTPPFAVPPDLSTLFATRAKRLRTYAAVSPLKPYLDFVAGLVEVQGAIVPALPPVELPDAEAIERARSFEMPPLDRSNFTLDDTLDATLDALFDAAAGVAMPAEAGEALTRVRAADGAERAQMVRDVLAHSMPVETLAEHVYVAASLQVHFARLAAGLDPKKLVPVGDGVCPACGGPPVASLIVEWPNAHGNRFCACSLCSTLWNYVRIRCCSCGSTKGIGYQEIEGSPGTVKAETCDECRTYVKVMYQNKDVTIEPVADDIGTLALDLMMREGPYRRAAFNPFLLGY
- a CDS encoding TlpA family protein disulfide reductase, which produces MLAPEAPACRGTVTWYYSSVVAALALTTLGGGPLLARESPLPFGQGVPSLALNSLNQGRQDLAALQGKVVLVHFFATWCEPCREERAGLSRLAGRLPNRSFAVLAVDVGEVELRVRRFFDAHPVPFPVLLDEDRAALKAWKVVGLPSSFVLDPSHTLRLYAGGPVDWDDPEAVRLLESLADPAGATAGGTLPPLDE
- the fdnG gene encoding formate dehydrogenase-N subunit alpha, whose amino-acid sequence is MNMELSRRTFLKTSGAGIAGTTLGAFGFSEAEAAVAAAVKPFHLVNTTETRNTCTYCSVACGIIIYSKGDLRKGEKADIVHIEGDADHPTNRGTLCPKGAALRDVVKSETRLTQPMVRKAGSDKFEPISWDAALDKIARAMKDDRDANFIATNKDGVTVNRWLTTGFLAASATTNETAFCTYKVVRSTGILAFDNQARVUHGPTVASLAPTFGRGAMTNSWTDIKNTDLVVIMGGNAAEAHPCGFKWVTEAKANRGAKLIVVDPRFTRSASVADYYAPIRQGTDIAFLLGVINYCMQNDKVQWEYTKAFTNAPYLVKEGFAYQDGLFTGYDEAKRDYNKDTWEYELGPDGYVVADETLTHPRCVWNLLKQHVATYTPEMVERICGTPKDQFLKVAQMIAECSSPTKTMTSMYALGWTQHSKGSQNIRTMAMLQLILGNIGVRGGGMNALRGHSNIQGLTDIGLMSNLIPGYLNIPTDKETDFTTYMSTRGFKPLRPNQMSYWQNYRKFFVSFMKSMWGPAATADNEWAYQYLPKLDVPGYDVLRAFELMKQGKMNLYFCQGFNPLQAFPNKAKLAEALAKLKLLVIMDPLQTETARFWEDHGIYNKADPASIKTEVIQLPSTCFAEDEGSLVNSGRWLQWHWPGGSPPGEAHTDVWIMAQIHLRLKELYRKEGGAFPDPILNLVWNYKDANEPTAEELAKEMNGYVLTDVLDPNDPTKKVLEAGKQIPGFAVLRDDGATACGCWIYSGCFTEAGNMMARRDNSDPDDTGAYLKWAFAWPANRRILYNRASCDLDGKPWDPSRKLIEWDGSKWTGYDVPDIAPTAKPRDVGPFIMNPEGVSRLFARKMMRDGPFPVHYEPFESPVANVIAPKIVGNPVARVFPDDLKQFAKTGSPDFPYAATSYRLTEHFHYWTKNNHVNSVLQPQQFVEISEELAKEKGIEKGGWARVWSTRGEILAKAVVTKRIKPMTVDGKTVHIIGIPIHWGFVGAARKGFPANVLTPFVGDANIETPEFKAFLVNIEASTGPVA
- the fdxH gene encoding formate dehydrogenase subunit beta, with protein sequence MFPPIPNPSVAADAATPRFGEKDVVRRSASTVTPPAERLTEVAKLIDVTKCIGCKACQAACLEWNNLTEEIGFNHGTYENPMDLTPNTFTLMRFTEWVNPETENLEWLIRKDGCMHCEDPGCLKACPAPGAIVQYSNGIVDFQHENCIGCGYCIKGCPFNIPRISKVDHTAYKCTLCSDRVAVGQGPACQKACPTQAIVFGTKQEMKDWADFRIKDLKSRGFDKAGLYDPQGVGGTHVMYVLHHADTPSIYAGLPDNPTISPIVDAWKGVTKYVGLAVMGFAAAAGFLHYVVAGPNKVSAEDEENAEKLTEGKAPPPPPDPTHSQGSTP
- a CDS encoding LarC family nickel insertion protein, which translates into the protein MTSGGARRIHLDPVGGVAGDMFVAALVDAFPDLRDRVLEDCRAVLPEGAGEPFLTEGESGAVRALRFGLATGHGHAHEHGHAHAHAEAHAHSHDHGHAHAHAEAHAHHAHDHGQHDHGHGAGTYLDMLARIERASLHPGTARQASAILGIIARAEAAIHRLPVEEVNFHEIADWDSLLDVVAAGSLAAALDGAQWTVAPLPLGGGMVKTQHGLLPVPAPATAAILETYDWRDDGVAGERVTPTGAAIIRHLAKPGRPVSGRLVASGTGAGTRRLPGMPNVLRVLAFEEDGIETDRVAVIEFEIDDMTGEEIGTACEFLRAQEGVLDVSLAHRFGKKGRPVVSLRLLAKPEATDAVARACFAQTSTIGLRLTEARRLTLARAADDVDGVAIKCVQRPGGATSKAESDALTGATLAERRAAKRRAEQGDE
- a CDS encoding transglutaminase-like domain-containing protein: MNNRREFLKAGAALAAGVALPHHALAQAAAPAGAASGGAVFAPKPGAWRSFTVVTRLDVTAPAGKSGPAQAWVPLPAFSADDWFKPAGSEWKTNAASAQIVKDPNYGAQMLHLTWKEGEAAPSVEITSKFATRGRAADLSTPGSVAPLSADERAFFLKATDLIPTDGIVKATSDKITAGKGSDVEKARAIYEWVVDNTYRNAATRGCGTGDVASLLQSGNLGGKCADLNALYVGLARAAGIPARDLYGLRVAPSAFGYKSLGANSPTVSKAQHCRAEVWLDGFGWTAVDPADVRKVVLEEPPGKNALDDAKVVAARKALFGAWEGNWLAYNDGHDIALPGSNGPKLGFLMYPQAEVAGLRLDCLDPDTFKYTITATEMSA